One region of Jonesiaceae bacterium BS-20 genomic DNA includes:
- a CDS encoding lipoate--protein ligase family protein, producing MRAEYKVPGGKLVAIDLDVIDDKIANVAISGDFFLEPDTALVEINNALYGLPAKASFGEIRTAVEQVLTPNIAMIGFSPHAVAVVARRALGFGSAWHDHTFDIIHDGPQSPAMHLALDQAQAEAIDAGERGPVLRIWEWGGNAVIIGSFQSVKNEVDEEAAAKHNVQVVRRVSGGGAMFVEPGNTITYSLTVPGSLVDGMSFEESYKFLDQWVIDALAEVGINAKYIPLNDIASEQGKIAGAAQKRFVGGTVLHHVTMSYDIDADKMLEVLRIGREKMSDKGTKSAQKRVDPLRSQTGMSREAIIEAFKDHFRRRYTTAEATVSAKEIARAKELVETKFEAEEWLRRVP from the coding sequence GTGCGAGCAGAATATAAAGTTCCCGGTGGCAAACTGGTTGCAATCGACCTTGACGTCATCGATGACAAAATAGCAAACGTAGCAATCAGCGGAGATTTCTTCCTTGAACCGGATACCGCATTAGTCGAGATCAACAATGCGCTCTATGGGCTCCCCGCAAAGGCGAGTTTTGGAGAGATTCGTACCGCGGTTGAGCAGGTATTGACCCCAAACATTGCGATGATCGGCTTTTCGCCACACGCGGTTGCGGTCGTAGCGCGCCGAGCGCTCGGATTTGGCTCAGCCTGGCATGACCACACCTTTGACATCATCCACGATGGTCCGCAATCCCCAGCCATGCACTTGGCACTTGACCAGGCCCAAGCCGAGGCGATCGACGCCGGCGAACGCGGCCCGGTGCTGCGCATCTGGGAGTGGGGCGGCAACGCCGTGATCATCGGTTCCTTCCAATCCGTGAAGAACGAAGTCGATGAGGAAGCCGCGGCCAAGCACAACGTGCAGGTGGTCCGCCGTGTTTCCGGTGGTGGCGCCATGTTTGTTGAGCCAGGCAACACCATTACGTATTCGCTAACCGTGCCCGGTTCGCTGGTTGACGGCATGTCCTTTGAAGAGTCCTATAAATTCTTGGACCAGTGGGTAATTGACGCGCTGGCTGAGGTAGGCATTAACGCAAAGTACATCCCGCTTAATGACATTGCATCAGAGCAGGGCAAGATTGCCGGCGCCGCACAGAAGCGATTTGTTGGTGGCACAGTCTTGCACCACGTGACCATGAGCTACGACATTGACGCTGACAAAATGCTTGAGGTCTTGCGGATTGGCCGTGAGAAGATGAGTGATAAGGGCACCAAGTCCGCGCAAAAGCGGGTTGACCCGTTGCGTAGCCAGACCGGTATGTCCCGCGAGGCCATAATTGAGGCCTTCAAGGATCACTTCCGGCGCCGCTACACCACGGCGGAGGCAACAGTTTCTGCCAAGGAAATAGCCCGGGCCAAGGAACTTGTGGAAACAAAGTTTGAAGCCGAAGAATGGTTGCGCAGAGTTCCATAG
- the cimA gene encoding citramalate synthase, whose amino-acid sequence MNFHVYDTTLRDGAQQEGINLSVADKLAIAPLLDELGVGFIEGGWPGAVPKDTDFFSRAVKELNLKNATLAAFGATRKVGLKASEDKQVLALLNSQAPVVTLVAKSDIRHVERALRTDGPENLAMITDTVKFLTSEGRRVFIDAEHFFDGYRFDAAYSRAAVLTAFEAGAEVVCLCDTNGGMLPHWVTDIVSEIREATGHEGILGMHAHNDSGCAVANTLAAIEAGCEHFQGTINGYGERTGNVDLITTVANLELKYNRPVLQGGKLEDASRIAHAISEHTNISPYARQPYVGASAFAHKAGLHASAIKVDADLYQHTEPTLVGNDMRMLISDMAGRASIELKGKELGFDLEGQAETLTSITNRVKENEAQGYTYEAADASFELLLIEEVEGKRPEYFWAESWRTLVERVGRRGTEAVAESTVKVHAGGERFIVTAEGNGPVNAMDKALRQSLEKVYPEMAKFELIDFKVRILDEQQGTDAVTRVLIETTDGENVWSTVGVGPNILEASWEALTDSAVYGLIHAGVKPIP is encoded by the coding sequence ATGAACTTCCACGTATATGACACCACGTTGCGTGATGGAGCTCAGCAAGAAGGAATCAACCTGTCGGTTGCGGACAAACTTGCTATCGCCCCATTGCTTGATGAACTCGGTGTGGGATTCATTGAGGGTGGGTGGCCGGGAGCTGTTCCCAAGGACACCGACTTCTTTTCCCGTGCGGTGAAGGAACTCAATCTCAAGAACGCTACGCTGGCCGCGTTTGGTGCCACCCGCAAGGTTGGCCTGAAGGCAAGCGAGGACAAGCAGGTGCTAGCACTGCTGAACTCGCAGGCTCCCGTAGTAACACTCGTGGCTAAGTCTGACATTCGCCATGTTGAGCGTGCCTTGCGCACCGATGGGCCAGAAAACCTGGCCATGATCACTGACACGGTTAAGTTCTTGACGTCCGAAGGGCGCCGAGTCTTTATCGATGCCGAGCACTTCTTTGACGGGTACCGCTTTGATGCCGCTTACTCACGCGCCGCAGTGCTGACCGCGTTTGAGGCGGGCGCCGAGGTCGTGTGCCTGTGCGACACCAACGGTGGCATGCTGCCGCACTGGGTCACGGATATTGTGTCCGAGATCCGTGAAGCAACGGGCCACGAGGGTATTTTGGGCATGCACGCCCACAATGACTCCGGTTGCGCGGTGGCAAACACCTTGGCGGCAATTGAAGCCGGCTGTGAGCACTTCCAAGGCACCATCAACGGCTACGGTGAGCGCACCGGTAACGTTGACCTGATTACGACAGTGGCAAACCTGGAGCTCAAGTACAACCGCCCGGTTCTCCAGGGCGGAAAACTTGAGGATGCATCGAGAATTGCCCACGCAATTTCTGAGCACACCAACATTTCCCCGTATGCTCGCCAGCCGTACGTGGGCGCAAGCGCGTTTGCGCACAAGGCGGGGCTGCATGCCTCCGCCATCAAGGTTGATGCGGACCTGTACCAGCACACCGAGCCAACACTCGTGGGCAATGACATGCGCATGCTCATCTCAGACATGGCCGGGCGGGCCTCGATTGAGCTAAAGGGGAAGGAACTCGGTTTTGACCTTGAGGGTCAGGCAGAGACGTTGACCAGTATTACTAACAGGGTCAAGGAGAATGAAGCACAGGGTTACACCTATGAAGCTGCCGATGCCTCATTTGAGCTCCTGCTGATCGAAGAGGTTGAGGGCAAACGCCCCGAGTACTTCTGGGCTGAGTCCTGGCGTACGCTCGTTGAGCGGGTAGGCCGGCGCGGAACCGAGGCGGTCGCAGAATCGACCGTGAAGGTGCACGCCGGTGGTGAACGGTTCATTGTGACGGCTGAAGGTAATGGTCCTGTCAATGCGATGGACAAGGCCCTGCGTCAGTCACTTGAAAAGGTGTACCCGGAGATGGCCAAGTTTGAGCTCATTGACTTTAAGGTTCGCATCCTTGACGAGCAGCAGGGAACGGACGCCGTGACCCGCGTGCTGATTGAGACCACCGATGGTGAAAACGTGTGGTCCACGGTCGGTGTAGGCCCCAACATCTTGGAAGCCTCTTGGGAAGCACTCACGGACTCGGCGGTCTACGGACTTATCCACGCCGGTGTGAAGCCAATTCCATAG
- a CDS encoding YccF domain-containing protein has translation MRTILNIIWLIFAGFGMAVGYAVAGIICTILIVTIPFGIASFRMANYVLWPFGRTVVDDPRAGGWSTLGNIIWLIVAGWWLAIGHLFSGIALCITIIGIPMGIASFKMIPVSLLPLGKIIVSTRSQQIGYVH, from the coding sequence ATGCGCACAATCTTGAATATCATCTGGTTAATCTTTGCCGGCTTTGGCATGGCAGTTGGCTACGCCGTTGCGGGGATCATCTGCACCATTTTGATTGTGACCATACCGTTTGGGATTGCGTCATTCCGGATGGCCAACTACGTGCTGTGGCCCTTTGGGCGCACGGTTGTTGATGACCCACGCGCTGGCGGTTGGTCAACCCTAGGCAACATCATTTGGCTGATCGTGGCCGGTTGGTGGCTTGCTATTGGACACCTATTCTCAGGGATCGCCCTGTGCATCACCATCATTGGTATTCCAATGGGGATTGCCAGCTTCAAGATGATTCCGGTATCCCTGCTGCCACTGGGCAAGATAATTGTCAGCACCCGCAGCCAGCAAATTGGCTACGTGCACTAG
- a CDS encoding cupin domain-containing protein, whose translation MNEHHPPHPGGLEYGDIFMPAASGQEIAEKVPFVPGRVIPHRLLDAPQVRVVHIALDDGQELKEHMAPFGILVQVMSGSIDFEVNDERIRMDEGGLIHLPPKLLHAVTAVGPARIQITLLKTGN comes from the coding sequence ATGAACGAGCATCATCCACCGCATCCGGGTGGCCTGGAGTACGGCGACATTTTCATGCCCGCCGCGAGTGGTCAAGAGATAGCAGAAAAAGTCCCGTTTGTGCCGGGGCGGGTTATCCCGCACAGGCTTCTCGATGCCCCACAGGTTCGCGTAGTTCACATCGCTTTAGACGATGGCCAAGAGCTCAAAGAGCACATGGCACCGTTTGGGATTCTGGTCCAGGTCATGAGCGGATCCATCGACTTTGAGGTTAACGATGAGCGGATCCGCATGGATGAGGGCGGCCTGATTCATTTGCCGCCAAAACTGTTGCATGCCGTGACCGCCGTTGGTCCGGCCCGAATACAAATTACACTGCTAAAAACCGGTAACTAG
- the ybaK gene encoding Cys-tRNA(Pro) deacylase, protein MAKKKKQGSSGTPALVLLEKTGTEHTLHPYEHNPNSELSYGLEAAQAIGANPEQVFKTLLADVDGKLIVGIVPVNKKLDLKALASAVGGKKAAMADHAVAERATGYVVGGISPLGQKTRHATVLDTSALEHDLVYVSGGRRGLDVGLSPSALVELTGAKTELIARD, encoded by the coding sequence ATGGCTAAGAAGAAAAAGCAGGGCTCATCAGGCACTCCGGCACTCGTGCTGCTTGAAAAGACCGGCACCGAGCACACCCTGCATCCCTACGAGCACAACCCCAATTCTGAGCTCAGTTACGGATTGGAAGCCGCTCAAGCGATTGGCGCCAACCCGGAGCAGGTCTTTAAGACACTTCTAGCCGACGTTGATGGCAAACTCATAGTTGGAATCGTTCCGGTCAATAAGAAACTCGACCTCAAAGCCCTTGCGTCCGCTGTCGGCGGTAAGAAAGCTGCCATGGCAGACCACGCCGTAGCCGAGCGCGCTACCGGTTACGTGGTCGGCGGGATCTCGCCCCTGGGCCAAAAGACCCGGCACGCTACGGTACTTGATACCAGCGCACTCGAACACGACCTGGTGTATGTATCCGGGGGCAGACGCGGGTTAGACGTGGGCCTGAGCCCGTCGGCGCTGGTAGAACTTACCGGAGCCAAAACCGAACTCATTGCCCGGGACTGA